One Candidatus Neomarinimicrobiota bacterium genomic window carries:
- the rpsM gene encoding 30S ribosomal protein S13, with product MRIEGVNIPDKKRAQIALTYIYGIGKSRATAILNQAEVNVDTLIEKLTEEEAGRIRKIIQDEGRVEGDLRKEVQLNIKRLMDINCYRGSRHRRGLPARGQRTHTNARTRKGPRKAGIHRRRK from the coding sequence ATGCGGATAGAAGGAGTGAATATTCCCGATAAGAAGCGGGCCCAGATCGCCTTGACTTATATCTATGGGATTGGGAAATCCCGTGCCACCGCGATCTTGAATCAGGCCGAGGTCAACGTCGATACGTTGATCGAGAAACTGACCGAAGAGGAAGCAGGGCGCATTCGCAAGATTATTCAGGATGAGGGAAGGGTTGAAGGTGATCTTCGCAAAGAGGTGCAGCTGAATATCAAGCGATTGATGGATATCAACTGTTATCGGGGGTCGCGTCATCGTCGAGGGCTTCCCGCTCGAGGTCAGAGAACCCATACCAATGCTCGCACTCGAAAAGGGCCGCGTAAGGCTGGAATTCACAGAAGGCGGAAGTAG
- the rpmJ gene encoding 50S ribosomal protein L36, giving the protein MKVRASVKKICPKCRVIRRKGVVRVICPVPKHKQRQG; this is encoded by the coding sequence ATGAAAGTTCGGGCTTCGGTCAAGAAAATCTGTCCCAAGTGCAGAGTGATTCGACGCAAGGGGGTTGTGCGGGTGATCTGTCCTGTCCCTAAGCACAAGCAGCGTCAGGGATGA